Part of the Sinorhizobium terangae genome is shown below.
CGCCTTGGGTGGCCGAGCACTGGCGCGAATAGGCGTGCGGATGGCCGCACTTGAGGTCTTACGGGCGATTGAGCTGCGAACGGATTACCGAGGCGATACGGCGCGTTTCGTCGAGTGGCTCGTAGCTGTAGGGTTCGATTTTTCCTTTGAACGGCCGCGTCAGCTGCAGAGTTTCGTTGAGGTCCCTGTGATAGCGCTCGAACTTGTCCAGCCGCGGACCCACGACGGGGGTTAGGTCAAGCGTAAAGACCGGCTTGCCCGTCGCCAGAGCCTCGCAGGGCATTGTGATCGAGTCCTTGGCGATCACGAAGGCGTCGGCGGCGGCCATATAGTCGAGGTAGGGGTTTTCGCTTCGCCTGTCCCACACGGCAATGCTTTCGCTGTTGAGTGCCGACAGGGCCTGCTGAGTGTGGTCTTCAGATCTGCGTGAGACCGACACAACGATGCGCCAGCCTTCTTTCTCCAATTGCTCGATGGCCCTCTTTATATTCTGGTGCGTTCTGTCGTCATAAACATATGCGCCATTCGAGCCGCCTACGAAGACGGCAGCTATTGGCTGCCCGTCCGGCGACAAACGTCTGCGCGCGGCATCCCTAAGAGGTGCCAGCCGCGCCGAGGTGATCTGATGCGGTACTCCGACCATCGAATGATAATTCGGCCGCTCGTTCAATTCGTCGACCCAATCGTGGCGAGAGACGAAGACGAGATCATATCCTTCGATGCGCGGCCGCTGGAGGTGCACG
Proteins encoded:
- a CDS encoding mitochondrial fission ELM1 family protein, with amino-acid sequence MQDNDDKATKASERCVWAVAESKAGTLTQCLGVGKEFHHEPVVKLISRARGLRKLFEPRLFRKREQRPELVISCGFRAEPAVLDIKAAYGGKPLTVHLQRPRIEGYDLVFVSRHDWVDELNERPNYHSMVGVPHQITSARLAPLRDAARRRLSPDGQPIAAVFVGGSNGAYVYDDRTHQNIKRAIEQLEKEGWRIVVSVSRRSEDHTQQALSALNSESIAVWDRRSENPYLDYMAAADAFVIAKDSITMPCEALATGKPVFTLDLTPVVGPRLDKFERYHRDLNETLQLTRPFKGKIEPYSYEPLDETRRIASVIRSQLNRP